A region of Diospyros lotus cultivar Yz01 chromosome 3, ASM1463336v1, whole genome shotgun sequence DNA encodes the following proteins:
- the LOC127798463 gene encoding transcription factor MYB48 encodes MVQRRDEQEEVIRKGPWTEQEDVQLMLYVNLFGDRRWDFIAKVSGLKRTGKSCRLRWVNYLHPDLKRGKMTPHEERLVLDLHSKWGNRWSRIARKLPGRTDNEIKNYWRTHTRKKAQERKRAISAASSSLSNNSSSSSMSSSTITREEGFPDGKKAPMAPSSSISSNLSAIDSKERSFYDTGGKRSGEEEEEEEEEMIVVREKEYSMDDIWKDISLCESNEFFCQTMASPIWNYCPEILWTTTTTDQENMSKTLPAAAMSDQFFACYDQEISTLTG; translated from the exons atggtgcAGAGAAGAGATGAACAGGAAGAAGTAATAAGAAAAGGGCCGTGGACTGAACAGGAAGATGTTCAGCTGATGTTGTATGTGAACTTGTTCGGAGATCGGAGATGGGACTTCATAGCGAAAGTTTCAG GTCTCAAACGCACTGGCAAGAGTTGCAGGCTCCGATGGGTCAATTACCTCCATCCCGACCTCAAGCGCGGCAAGATGACCCCTCACGAGGAGCGCCTCGTCCTGGATCTTCACTCCAAATGGGGCAATAG GTGGTCGAGAATTGCTCGGAAGCTGCCAGGGCGAACCGACAACGAGATCAAGAATTACTGGAGGACTCACACGAGGAAGAAGGCTCAGGAGAGGAAACGAGCCATTTCTGCAGCTTCTTCGTCGCTCTCCAACAATTCCTCCTCTTCATCCATGTCCTCCTCAACAATTACCAGAGAAGAGGGCTTCCCGGATGGGAAGAAGGCTCCCATGGCTCcgtcttcttcaatttccagcAATCTCTCCGCAATAGATTCCAAGGAGCGGAGCTTTTACGACACCGGCGGGAAGAGGAGCggtgaagaggaagaggaggaggaggaggagatgatAGTGGTGAGGGAAAAGGAGTACTCCATGGATGACATATGGAAGGACATTTCCCTCTGTGAAAGCAACGAATTCTTCTGTCAAACAATGGCTTCTCCGATCTGGAATTACTGCCCGGAGATTCTGtggacgacgacgacgacggaTCAAGAAAACATGAGTAAGACGCTTCCTGCTGCTGCCATGAGCGATCAATTTTTTGCTTGCTACGATCAAGAGATCTCAACTTTAACCGgctaa